A region of the Vigna unguiculata cultivar IT97K-499-35 chromosome 9, ASM411807v1, whole genome shotgun sequence genome:
GCTCTCAAGAAATGTCCTCCAAGAGGCACTTTCACTGGACAAACAAGGTAGGGACAGAAGATGGTGAAGCTCCCACTTCAGAATCATTCTCAACCCTAGTCCAGGAGGAGAAAAAAGAGGATGACAAGGTTTTTGTTGCTCCTGAGACTCAACCACCTGCAGCAGCCACAGCACATGTAACAAGGAAGAAGCTGCAGGCAGTGGCAGTCTCCAGGATTCGCTCTGTCCTCACTGTTTTCAACAAGAACCGTTTGAACTCATCCTTTGGCCTTGGTTCTCGCGTTGTAGGCACACTCTTTGGCTATAGACGTGGCCATGTACATTTTGCATTTCAGAAGGACCCCACTTCCCAGCCAGCCTTCCTCATCGAGCTTGCAACACCAATCAGCGGTTTAGTTCGTGAAATGGCATCTGGGTTGGTCAGAATTGCCCTGGAATGTGACAAGGAGAAAAGAGCAGAGAAGAAGTCCTTGAAGTT
Encoded here:
- the LOC114162671 gene encoding protein MIZU-KUSSEI 1-like, whose product is MNTVMARSSQEMSSKRHFHWTNKVGTEDGEAPTSESFSTLVQEEKKEDDKVFVAPETQPPAAATAHVTRKKLQAVAVSRIRSVLTVFNKNRLNSSFGLGSRVVGTLFGYRRGHVHFAFQKDPTSQPAFLIELATPISGLVREMASGLVRIALECDKEKRAEKKSLKLLEEPVWRTYCNGKKCGFATRRECGPKDWDILKAVEPISMGAGVLPGNNNNGAEAGSESEIMYMRAKFERIVGSRDSEAFYMMNPDSNGAPELSVYLLRV